In Clostridium thermosuccinogenes, the genomic stretch AGCATTAGAATTAGCATCAGCAGGTGTAGGAACTCTTAATATATTTGACAATGACCGACTTTCTGTTGTTAATCTCTTCAGGCATGCTTGTGATAAAAGGGATTTAGGTAGGAAGAAGGTAGATGCAATTCATGATACTATCAAAGAGCACTTGTTGCCAACAGAGATAATTAAGAATCCTTATAATATAATGAATCATCCCGAAAAGTTAAGAGATGTTGTTAATGGGGTAGACCTCGTTATCTGTGCGACAGACAATGTTAAATCCAGGGAGTTGGTAAATTATATTTGTGTAAATGCTCAAAAGCCTCTTGTTCTTGTATGTACTTTTGATAATGCAAGAATTGGGGAGATTATAAGGGTGATTCCTAAAGAAACTGCTTGTTATGAGTGTGTAAGAACTCACCAACGTGAGCAAGGTTCTTTAATTAATGCTAATTATACTGATGACGAGCCTATACCCTACAGTTCGCAGATTAGGGAAAAAGAAAATGAAAACATTGGAACCAGAACAGATGTATTTATGGTTGCGGCATTAGCATCCAAAGTGGCTCTTATGACCTTAACCGAGGGAAAGAAAATATTTGGTGAACTACCATTTAATTATATCACTTGGGGCTCGGTCAGAAATATGGATTTTAACCCACCGTTTTCGTTTAATCTTCCATTTACAACAAATTACTGCAATTACTTGGTTAACCCACACTGCCCGATATGCGGAGATTTACCATCAGAGATAGCAGATATAAATATCGAGGAGCGATATAATGAAATTATGGCGGAACTTTTATCAAAACAAGTTTAGAATACTAAAACCTA encodes the following:
- a CDS encoding HesA/MoeB/ThiF family protein, with amino-acid sequence MGDFDCLLIGKELINKIRASTIDWGYINGFTHDDVLGAFSADIGEKNSAVSQASLLISQHRFFNSSNYKEGILLWVKISNDLLKQIKNIYISVEELKEKIPYGLFVKLEEKVATYMLLLGETDKDYRFCLVFKRKDEEKFAFVPGDIELLDEEPNPFKRIDGLVPIEELKEKKVAIIGVGSGGSFIALELASAGVGTLNIFDNDRLSVVNLFRHACDKRDLGRKKVDAIHDTIKEHLLPTEIIKNPYNIMNHPEKLRDVVNGVDLVICATDNVKSRELVNYICVNAQKPLVLVCTFDNARIGEIIRVIPKETACYECVRTHQREQGSLINANYTDDEPIPYSSQIREKENENIGTRTDVFMVAALASKVALMTLTEGKKIFGELPFNYITWGSVRNMDFNPPFSFNLPFTTNYCNYLVNPHCPICGDLPSEIADINIEERYNEIMAELLSKQV